A genomic stretch from Dethiosulfovibrio faecalis includes:
- a CDS encoding ferritin-like domain-containing protein produces the protein MAGYFEPYEALDDKTREISRAISSLREELEAVDYYNQRVATSTDAQLKAIMAHNRDEEIEHACMTIEWLRRNMDKWDAELRDYLFTEAEILSLEDGGDADSSGTSAGGSDLGLGKLS, from the coding sequence ATGGCAGGGTATTTCGAACCCTATGAAGCGCTTGACGACAAAACCAGAGAGATCTCTCGTGCTATCAGCAGCCTGAGAGAGGAACTGGAAGCTGTTGACTACTACAACCAGAGGGTGGCGACGTCCACCGACGCTCAACTGAAGGCCATAATGGCCCATAACAGAGACGAGGAAATAGAACACGCCTGTATGACCATCGAGTGGCTGCGCCGCAACATGGACAAATGGGACGCTGAACTGAGAGATTACCTCTTCACCGAAGCCGAGATACTCTCTCTGGAGGACGGCGGGGACGCCGATTCCAGTGGAACATCGGCCGGAGGATCGGACCTCGGCCTCGGCAAGCTTAGCTGA